One window of the Litorilinea aerophila genome contains the following:
- a CDS encoding amino acid ABC transporter ATP-binding protein encodes MRDVCKWYGNFQALRNINLRVKPKEVVVIIGPSGSGKSTLIRTINRLEKHQSGEIIVDNIPLTDNVRNIEAIRMETGMVFQQFNLFPHLTVLQNITLAPIKVRKRKKAEAEAMAMQLLERVGIPEQANKYPAQLSGGQQQRVAIARALAMQPKIMLFDEPTSALDPEMIKEVLDVMKELAYSGMTMLVVTHEMGFAREVADRIVFMDGGEIVESGPPEHFFHNPQHKRTQLFLEKIL; translated from the coding sequence ATGCGGGACGTCTGCAAGTGGTATGGCAATTTCCAGGCCCTGCGCAATATCAACCTGCGGGTCAAGCCCAAGGAGGTGGTGGTCATCATCGGGCCGTCGGGCTCCGGCAAGTCCACCTTAATTCGCACCATCAACCGCCTGGAAAAACACCAGAGCGGCGAAATCATCGTGGACAACATCCCCCTCACCGACAACGTACGCAACATCGAGGCCATCCGCATGGAGACGGGCATGGTCTTCCAGCAGTTCAACCTCTTCCCCCACCTGACCGTTCTCCAGAACATCACCCTGGCCCCCATCAAGGTGCGCAAGCGCAAAAAAGCCGAGGCCGAAGCCATGGCCATGCAACTCCTGGAGCGGGTGGGTATCCCCGAGCAGGCCAACAAATATCCGGCCCAGCTCTCCGGTGGGCAACAGCAACGGGTGGCCATCGCCCGGGCCCTGGCCATGCAGCCCAAGATCATGCTCTTCGACGAGCCCACCTCTGCCCTGGATCCCGAGATGATTAAAGAGGTGCTGGATGTGATGAAGGAGCTGGCCTATTCCGGCATGACCATGCTGGTGGTCACCCATGAGATGGGCTTCGCCCGGGAAGTAGCCGACCGGATCGTCTTCATGGACGGCGGCGAGATCGTGGAAAGTGGGCCGCCGGAGCATTTCTTCCACAACCCCCAACATAAGCGGACTCAGCTCTTTCTGGAAAAAATCCTCTGA
- a CDS encoding zinc ribbon domain-containing protein — MSAELVNTIATIAGIIVAVMGAFLFAFWIAMGIWTFNDIRSRSHDWLAILLACALVLAFPVVGLILYLMIRPKETLAEVYDRALEEEALLREIEETLSCHHCGVPVKDEWVYCPNCHSQLQHSCTSCGRLVRNEWAICVYCGERQPVPAAHALPRSPMPQDGGFVPEEVDEQMHYRPVRVAK; from the coding sequence ATGTCTGCAGAGTTAGTCAATACCATCGCAACCATCGCCGGTATCATCGTGGCCGTCATGGGGGCGTTTCTGTTTGCGTTTTGGATTGCCATGGGGATCTGGACCTTCAACGACATCCGGTCCCGCAGCCACGACTGGCTGGCCATCCTCCTGGCCTGCGCCCTGGTCCTGGCCTTTCCGGTGGTGGGCCTGATCCTCTACCTGATGATCCGCCCCAAGGAGACCCTGGCTGAGGTGTACGACCGGGCCCTGGAAGAGGAAGCCCTGTTGCGGGAGATCGAGGAAACCCTCTCCTGCCACCACTGCGGCGTGCCCGTCAAGGACGAATGGGTCTACTGCCCCAACTGCCACAGCCAGCTCCAGCATTCCTGTACCAGTTGCGGCAGGCTGGTGCGCAACGAATGGGCCATCTGCGTCTACTGTGGCGAACGTCAGCCCGTGCCGGCAGCCCATGCCCTGCCCCGCTCGCCCATGCCCCAGGATGGTGGCTTCGTCCCCGAAGAAGTGGACGAACAGATGCACTATCGACCGGTGCGGGTGGCCAAGTAG
- a CDS encoding SDR family oxidoreductase yields MKVLFIGGTGKISSACAQLAVERGIELYFLNRGQTSERPVPAGVQVLHGDIRDIQSARQALAGHTFDVVVNWIAFTPEHIETDLALFGGQVGQYIFISSASAYQKPLSQLPITESTPLANPYWLYSRNKIACEERLMRAYREDGFPFTVVRPSHTYDKTMLPFTGGYTVIDRMRKGKKVIVHGDGTSLWVMTHHRDFAKGFVPLLGNPHALGETFHITSDELLTWNQIYEICARAAGVEHPQLVHVPSELIAAYDANWGAGLLGDKAHSVIFDNSKIKRIAPDFACTIPFAQGAREILAWYDADPARQVVDPRLDALMDQIIQAYERAWPGQE; encoded by the coding sequence ATGAAAGTCCTCTTTATCGGCGGCACGGGCAAGATCAGCTCCGCCTGCGCCCAGTTGGCCGTGGAACGGGGCATCGAGCTCTACTTCCTCAACCGGGGCCAGACCAGCGAACGGCCGGTTCCCGCCGGCGTTCAGGTGCTCCACGGCGACATTCGGGATATCCAATCGGCGCGGCAGGCCCTGGCCGGCCATACCTTCGACGTGGTCGTGAACTGGATTGCGTTCACGCCCGAGCACATCGAAACTGACCTGGCTCTGTTCGGCGGGCAGGTGGGCCAGTACATCTTTATCAGCTCCGCCTCCGCCTATCAGAAGCCCCTGAGCCAGCTCCCCATCACCGAGTCCACTCCCCTGGCCAACCCCTACTGGCTCTACTCTCGCAACAAGATCGCATGCGAGGAGCGGCTCATGCGGGCCTACCGGGAAGACGGATTCCCCTTCACCGTGGTGCGGCCATCCCACACCTATGACAAGACCATGCTGCCCTTCACCGGCGGTTACACCGTCATCGACCGCATGCGCAAAGGCAAAAAGGTGATCGTCCACGGCGACGGCACCTCCCTGTGGGTGATGACCCACCATCGGGATTTCGCCAAGGGGTTCGTGCCCCTGTTGGGCAATCCCCACGCCCTGGGGGAAACCTTCCATATCACGTCCGACGAACTGCTGACCTGGAACCAGATCTACGAAATCTGTGCCCGGGCGGCCGGTGTGGAACACCCCCAGCTGGTCCATGTGCCGTCGGAGCTGATCGCCGCCTACGACGCCAACTGGGGGGCCGGCCTGTTGGGAGACAAGGCCCACAGTGTCATCTTCGACAACAGCAAAATTAAGCGCATCGCGCCGGACTTTGCCTGCACCATTCCCTTCGCCCAGGGCGCACGGGAAATCCTGGCCTGGTACGACGCCGACCCGGCCCGCCAGGTGGTGGATCCTCGCCTGGATGCATTGATGGATCAGATCATCCAGGCCTATGAGCGGGCCTGGCCGGGCCAGGAGTAA
- a CDS encoding flavin reductase family protein, whose protein sequence is MAIDPNAFKETMSHWASGVTVVTAVHQGQRVGITASSFSSVSLEPPQVLICVARRLYTHQVIQQSRAFAVNLLGTEHLEWGMRFAGMIPEIEDRFQGIECSTAATGSPILTDALGWLDCEVRHAYDGGDHTIFVGEVVACGARDGESPLLYYRRHWRRLHETPLTLTDRERGA, encoded by the coding sequence ATGGCTATCGATCCAAATGCGTTCAAAGAAACCATGTCCCACTGGGCCAGCGGGGTCACAGTGGTGACGGCTGTCCATCAGGGGCAACGGGTGGGCATCACGGCAAGTTCTTTCAGCAGTGTCAGCCTGGAACCGCCCCAGGTGTTGATCTGTGTGGCCAGGCGGCTGTACACCCACCAGGTGATCCAGCAGAGCCGTGCCTTTGCGGTGAACCTGTTGGGGACCGAACACCTGGAATGGGGTATGCGCTTCGCGGGGATGATACCGGAGATTGAAGACCGCTTTCAGGGCATCGAATGTTCCACGGCTGCCACGGGCAGCCCCATCCTCACCGATGCCCTGGGCTGGCTGGACTGTGAGGTGCGCCACGCGTACGATGGTGGGGATCACACCATCTTCGTGGGCGAAGTGGTGGCCTGCGGGGCCAGGGACGGGGAATCGCCGCTCCTCTACTATCGACGCCACTGGCGACGACTCCATGAGACGCCCCTGACCCTGACGGACCGGGAAAGGGGTGCGTAG
- a CDS encoding ABC transporter ATP-binding protein codes for MLTWLTAAQRQSTSRIPKPLRLAIRRLSGGESWTAQVVRGWLWRYRYFVLLALGANLAAAVFEGSTLGVLTLALELLAGTFQPGESAGQSLFSDLIAGWQQRWGVGGAFFLLLGIAAAMQIARSGLDFSAQVASAYLRAWLEGELRRQIFRQFVSLHYPAISRYRTGDLVSYTEQVANVGRLITTTNYLLSHLLIVVAYAVVLFWLSWQMTLGALVVLLLLSIALRGIMARVRQISRQLLEASVQFNTQVVEFLQGLRLIHSFARQEHAIRQVDQIVDRSIRAQRRGMIWAASILPVMQVLMVLGVVIFLAIGYQMVQRVGVGMVPRLITFVFVLYRLLPRVSGVNNGLAQINGEWPFVERVAEILRTDDKEYVHSGELPFQRLEEGIRFDGVTLTYPGSTRPAVHNLSFTIPRGSMVAFVGTSGAGKSTLVNLLLRLYDPDTGHIWVDGKDLKRLRLTDWRERIGVVDQDTFVFSTTIAENIRFGRLDADDGAVRRAAQMAQAHEFIAQLPAGYETEVGDRGYRLSGGQRQRLAIARAVIREPEILIFDEATSALDSRSERLIQSAMGELRQDRTLVVIAHRLSTVVDADQIYVLQDGRVVEQGTHPSLLAAGGLYASLWRIQAGSAPAYP; via the coding sequence TTGTTGACATGGTTGACCGCTGCCCAGCGGCAGAGCACCAGCCGGATTCCCAAGCCCCTGCGGCTTGCCATCCGCCGGTTGAGTGGTGGCGAGAGCTGGACGGCCCAGGTGGTGCGTGGCTGGCTGTGGCGTTACCGCTACTTCGTCCTGCTGGCTTTGGGTGCCAACCTGGCGGCGGCCGTCTTTGAAGGCAGCACCCTGGGTGTCCTGACCCTGGCGCTGGAGCTGTTGGCGGGCACCTTCCAGCCTGGGGAAAGTGCTGGCCAGAGCCTGTTCAGCGATCTCATCGCTGGTTGGCAACAACGTTGGGGGGTGGGCGGCGCCTTCTTCCTCCTGCTGGGCATTGCGGCAGCCATGCAGATCGCTCGCAGTGGGCTGGACTTCAGCGCCCAGGTGGCCAGCGCCTATCTGCGGGCCTGGCTGGAAGGGGAGCTGCGCCGACAGATCTTCCGTCAGTTTGTCTCCCTTCACTATCCAGCCATCAGCCGCTATCGCACCGGCGACCTGGTCAGCTACACGGAGCAGGTCGCCAACGTGGGGCGCCTGATTACCACCACCAACTATCTCCTGAGCCACCTCCTCATCGTGGTGGCCTACGCCGTCGTCCTGTTTTGGCTCTCCTGGCAGATGACCCTGGGGGCTCTGGTGGTATTGCTGCTACTTTCCATCGCGCTGCGGGGCATCATGGCCCGGGTCCGTCAGATCTCCCGACAACTGCTGGAAGCCAGCGTGCAGTTCAATACCCAGGTGGTGGAATTTCTCCAGGGGCTGCGCCTGATCCACTCCTTCGCCCGCCAGGAGCACGCCATCCGACAGGTGGACCAGATCGTGGATCGCAGCATTCGCGCCCAGCGCCGGGGCATGATTTGGGCAGCCAGCATCCTGCCTGTCATGCAGGTGCTGATGGTGCTGGGCGTGGTGATCTTCCTGGCCATCGGCTACCAGATGGTGCAGCGGGTGGGCGTGGGCATGGTGCCCCGGCTCATCACCTTTGTCTTTGTGCTCTATCGCCTGCTGCCCCGGGTGAGCGGGGTAAACAACGGCCTGGCCCAGATCAACGGCGAGTGGCCCTTTGTGGAGCGGGTGGCCGAGATTCTGCGCACCGACGACAAGGAGTACGTCCATTCGGGCGAGCTTCCGTTCCAGCGGCTGGAGGAGGGCATCCGCTTTGACGGGGTGACCCTGACCTACCCCGGCAGTACCCGGCCAGCCGTGCACAACCTTTCTTTTACCATTCCCCGGGGAAGCATGGTGGCCTTTGTGGGCACCTCGGGCGCGGGCAAGTCCACCCTGGTCAATCTGCTTCTGCGCCTGTATGACCCGGACACCGGGCACATCTGGGTGGACGGGAAGGACCTGAAGCGGTTGCGGCTGACCGACTGGCGGGAGCGGATTGGGGTGGTGGACCAGGATACTTTCGTGTTCAGCACCACCATTGCTGAAAACATCCGTTTTGGCCGCCTGGATGCCGACGATGGGGCGGTTCGGCGCGCGGCACAGATGGCCCAGGCCCATGAGTTCATTGCCCAACTTCCGGCCGGCTACGAGACCGAGGTGGGGGACCGGGGGTATCGCCTGTCCGGTGGGCAGCGGCAGCGCCTGGCCATTGCCCGGGCCGTGATCCGGGAGCCGGAGATCTTGATTTTCGATGAAGCCACCAGCGCGCTGGACAGTCGGTCCGAGCGGCTGATCCAGTCAGCCATGGGAGAACTACGCCAGGACCGGACCCTGGTCGTCATCGCCCACCGCCTTTCCACCGTGGTGGATGCCGACCAGATCTACGTCCTCCAGGACGGCCGCGTCGTGGAGCAGGGGACCCACCCGTCCTTGCTGGCGGCGGGTGGCCTGTATGCGTCGCTGTGGAGGATCCAGGCGGGTTCGGCGCCAGCGTACCCATGA
- a CDS encoding glycosyltransferase family 61 protein, whose translation MLRPLLRWPYHQLLAHPTWIRRWLDVRLLSEVLDRYPHWPYGGEEVIHLDGRGVDPEIPALLPGVLGAHRLGQPFVASLSQVELVGPYAVVRQAGGYIVPELNPLVLDRVVKAHVAVRPRRGRTTSRYPLLASLVQPPWCGRRCGYFHWITDCLTRLEGVEQYQKITGEQPLILLPPSPAPWMQESLTYMGIGRDRQVAWSGDMGQVETLVFPSPRTLPVQRKKFNPYSVAGYWYVKERIQQAIAHLPSDFTPAPRIYISRGDAQVRRVLNEDVLLRRLEAFHVVPYQLSRLSFADQVRLFAQAELVIAPHGAGLVNMIFGQRPAILEIYTSTFVPGYFIIAQSLGFPYAGVRGEDCGGHLVVDPEAVARRVEGLLSIRKP comes from the coding sequence ATGCTTCGCCCACTGTTACGATGGCCCTATCATCAACTCCTGGCCCATCCGACCTGGATTCGTCGCTGGCTGGATGTGCGTCTGTTGTCCGAAGTGCTGGACCGCTATCCCCACTGGCCGTATGGCGGGGAGGAAGTCATCCATCTGGACGGCCGGGGCGTGGACCCGGAGATCCCGGCCCTGCTGCCCGGGGTGTTGGGCGCCCATCGGCTGGGCCAACCCTTTGTGGCATCCCTCTCCCAGGTGGAGCTGGTGGGGCCGTACGCGGTGGTTCGTCAGGCCGGAGGCTACATTGTGCCCGAGCTGAACCCCCTGGTGTTGGACCGGGTGGTGAAGGCCCACGTGGCGGTCCGTCCCCGCCGTGGACGGACCACCAGCCGTTACCCACTCCTGGCCTCCCTGGTCCAGCCGCCGTGGTGTGGCCGTCGCTGCGGCTACTTTCATTGGATCACCGACTGCCTGACCCGGCTGGAAGGGGTGGAACAGTACCAGAAAATCACAGGAGAACAGCCGCTGATCCTGTTACCGCCGTCTCCTGCGCCCTGGATGCAGGAGTCTCTGACTTACATGGGGATCGGCCGGGACCGCCAGGTGGCATGGAGCGGGGACATGGGGCAGGTGGAGACGCTGGTATTCCCCTCCCCCCGCACGCTGCCTGTCCAGCGGAAAAAGTTCAATCCCTACTCCGTGGCGGGGTATTGGTATGTCAAAGAGCGCATCCAGCAGGCGATAGCCCATCTGCCTTCTGATTTTACACCCGCGCCCCGGATCTACATCTCCCGGGGGGATGCCCAAGTGCGCCGGGTGCTCAACGAGGATGTCCTTTTGCGCCGGCTGGAAGCGTTCCATGTGGTCCCCTACCAGCTCTCCCGGCTGAGCTTTGCCGACCAGGTGCGCCTCTTTGCCCAGGCCGAGCTGGTCATTGCGCCCCATGGCGCCGGTCTGGTCAACATGATCTTCGGCCAGCGGCCGGCGATTCTGGAGATCTACACGTCGACCTTTGTGCCGGGGTATTTCATCATTGCCCAAAGCCTGGGCTTCCCGTATGCTGGCGTTCGTGGGGAGGATTGTGGCGGCCACCTGGTGGTGGATCCGGAGGCTGTGGCACGGCGGGTGGAGGGACTGCTGAGCATCCGGAAGCCGTGA
- a CDS encoding c-type cytochrome, producing the protein MRRAYILAVLAGLLWALSACGGQVDESLLPTRVPTLGPDFFAVTPTQPPTPTPPAAAEAATAEPTAAEAPAETGTVTATESLTATVEATVEAPAEAAETPVLAETGTVTATESLTATVEATVEAPAEAAETPVLAETGTVTATESLTATVEATVEAPAEAAETPVPAETGTVTATESLTTTVEPTVAPTVEGGETLTATQEITATSQVTSAEEAATPEAAEADPYAGLPEDLKAAMADADPARGQQLTLQNGCVGCHSLDPNQPMAGPTWHNLAETAATRMPGKTAAFYLYDSIVNPNDYIVEGYPPNLMIQTFAETISTQDLADIIAYLLTLKDQ; encoded by the coding sequence ATGAGACGTGCGTACATTCTTGCTGTGCTGGCTGGCCTGTTGTGGGCGCTGAGTGCTTGTGGCGGCCAGGTGGACGAATCTCTTTTGCCGACCCGAGTCCCCACCCTGGGTCCCGACTTCTTCGCGGTTACGCCCACCCAGCCCCCGACCCCGACGCCCCCGGCCGCTGCTGAGGCGGCCACCGCAGAGCCAACCGCTGCCGAAGCTCCGGCGGAGACCGGGACGGTGACCGCCACCGAGAGCCTGACTGCCACCGTCGAGGCCACCGTGGAAGCGCCGGCAGAAGCGGCTGAGACGCCTGTCCTGGCGGAGACCGGGACGGTGACCGCCACCGAGAGCTTAACCGCCACCGTCGAGGCTACCGTGGAAGCGCCAGCAGAAGCGGCTGAGACGCCTGTCCTGGCGGAGACCGGGACGGTGACCGCCACCGAGAGCCTGACTGCCACTGTCGAGGCCACCGTGGAAGCGCCGGCGGAAGCGGCTGAGACGCCTGTCCCGGCGGAGACCGGGACGGTGACCGCCACGGAGAGCCTGACCACCACCGTCGAGCCGACCGTGGCGCCGACGGTAGAGGGCGGCGAGACCCTCACCGCTACCCAGGAGATTACCGCCACTTCTCAGGTGACCTCGGCCGAGGAGGCAGCCACCCCCGAGGCCGCCGAAGCCGATCCCTATGCCGGGCTGCCCGAGGACCTGAAGGCGGCCATGGCGGATGCCGACCCGGCCCGGGGCCAGCAGCTCACCCTGCAGAACGGCTGCGTCGGCTGCCACTCCCTGGACCCCAACCAGCCCATGGCCGGTCCCACCTGGCACAACCTGGCCGAAACTGCCGCCACCCGGATGCCAGGCAAGACCGCAGCCTTCTACCTCTACGACAGCATCGTCAATCCCAATGACTACATCGTCGAGGGGTATCCGCCGAACCTGATGATCCAGACCTTTGCCGAAACCATCAGCACCCAGGATCTGGCCGATATCATCGCCTATCTGTTGACTTTGAAGGATCAGTAG
- a CDS encoding aminoacyl-tRNA deacylase gives MTMMSLLQETSPPPLEPRDLQNFIEAHGIAARLLPDIGHTPTVPAAAQVLGVHPDQIIKTLLFVLEAPATDTPAEAVPPYVVVISHGERRVDRRALAARWKLGRKRVKLAPPDVVLDVLGYPAGGVPPFGHRTALPVLLDAGVMSLPERHGELVYGGGGNDRTMLEIPIPELLRVICPEILPLGE, from the coding sequence ATGACGATGATGAGCCTGTTGCAAGAAACATCCCCGCCACCGCTGGAGCCCCGGGATCTCCAAAACTTCATCGAGGCCCACGGCATCGCCGCGCGGCTGCTCCCGGACATCGGCCACACGCCCACCGTGCCGGCGGCCGCCCAGGTGCTGGGCGTTCATCCAGATCAGATCATCAAGACGCTGCTCTTCGTGCTGGAAGCGCCGGCCACAGACACCCCAGCCGAAGCAGTGCCCCCGTACGTGGTGGTGATCAGCCATGGCGAACGGCGGGTGGATCGGCGGGCCCTGGCTGCCCGGTGGAAGCTGGGCCGCAAGCGGGTGAAGCTGGCCCCGCCGGATGTGGTGCTGGACGTGCTGGGATATCCGGCCGGTGGTGTTCCGCCCTTTGGCCACCGGACTGCCCTGCCTGTCCTGCTGGACGCAGGGGTGATGTCCCTGCCGGAGCGCCACGGGGAGCTGGTTTACGGAGGCGGCGGCAACGACCGCACCATGCTGGAGATCCCGATCCCGGAGCTGCTGCGGGTGATTTGTCCGGAAATTCTCCCCCTCGGTGAATGA
- a CDS encoding SH3 domain-containing protein, protein MTASPAPAMNPLPDPAPKRRRSWFWPGFLAGFLLLSLLSCGGLAMAMGIDTLDLAELQAGQAAWTPPAVTPTPVPAVQADSTPGMATGGTFQIGDRVRNVTTSRVNIRQVPGYLGKPEGDILAQAMPGDEVEILGGRAVADGLVWWRVRYVTGDGRVIDGWMAEATASGVQILAP, encoded by the coding sequence ATGACCGCTTCCCCAGCCCCTGCCATGAATCCGTTGCCGGACCCCGCGCCCAAGCGTCGGCGTAGCTGGTTCTGGCCGGGCTTTCTGGCCGGCTTTCTCCTGCTCAGCCTCCTGAGCTGCGGCGGCCTGGCCATGGCCATGGGCATCGATACCCTGGATCTGGCCGAACTCCAGGCCGGGCAGGCCGCCTGGACGCCGCCGGCAGTCACCCCCACACCCGTCCCTGCCGTCCAGGCAGACAGTACCCCGGGGATGGCCACGGGCGGCACCTTCCAGATCGGCGATCGGGTGCGGAACGTCACCACCAGCCGGGTCAACATCCGCCAGGTGCCCGGCTACCTGGGCAAGCCAGAGGGCGATATCCTGGCCCAGGCCATGCCCGGCGACGAGGTGGAAATCCTGGGCGGCCGCGCCGTGGCCGATGGCCTGGTCTGGTGGCGGGTGCGCTATGTCACCGGCGATGGCCGGGTCATCGACGGCTGGATGGCCGAAGCCACGGCCAGCGGCGTCCAGATCCTGGCCCCCTAG
- a CDS encoding ATP-dependent helicase — MSERFVPRPAQQRILEYTGGPMGISAVPGSGKTFTLSLLAAQLVERLAQAGRLDEREVLVVTFTNSAVENFRSRIGRFVREEKGLLAGVGYRVRTLHGLAHDIVRERPALVGLSEDFDIIDERTAAEIKRDAVVAYFRSHPDAFSYLILPDYLQNFRSIERYLLDDALEVANAVIRTAKDLRVEPHTLQAALRAQSGTWPLLEFGVRIYADYQRSLSVRGAVDFDDLIILALRALDADPDYLARLQDRWPYVLEDEAQDSSVLQEEMLRRLTASHGNWVRVGDPNQAINTTFTSADTRFLRRFIQQHPEQARTLPNSGRSALPIIELANWLSHWSRTAHPVLPPDMALTPPDIEPTPPGDPQPNPEPGNPAIHIYDRDLTPDQELEVIVRSLSRWLPDNPEWTVAVLVPDNNRGFQMAAALEAAGLPFDDSLLRADGATRAAAQALATVLAYIARPEAVAHLEKVWGEVWWPRRGVVLATQADGEAPAEALDARPATRLATRSAPMPEPVETFGRALRRVQEPEQLLFPAQTDWLDTLGWLDEYPGFREVVEAFRADLRRWTSAMILPVDELLLTLGNDLFHEPADLALTHRLAVLLARLAQENPGWRLPELAGELEGIAQNRRRILGFNEEGVGYEARPGQVTVATMHSAKGLEWDRVYLLSVNSYSFPSGGDEESYRGERWYVRDNLNLVAEAVAQLTQLHRGTLDEYVPGVASRQARLEIAAERLRLLYVGITRARRELIVTYNTGRNPERNPTQPALAFRALAEFMAHQAAH, encoded by the coding sequence ATGTCCGAACGCTTCGTACCTCGACCGGCCCAACAGCGCATCCTGGAATACACCGGCGGCCCCATGGGCATCAGCGCGGTGCCAGGCAGCGGCAAGACCTTTACCCTGAGCCTTCTGGCTGCCCAGTTGGTGGAGCGGCTGGCCCAGGCCGGTCGGCTCGACGAACGGGAGGTCCTGGTCGTCACCTTCACCAACAGCGCAGTGGAAAATTTCCGCAGCCGGATCGGCCGTTTTGTGCGGGAGGAGAAGGGGCTGCTGGCCGGCGTGGGCTATCGGGTGCGCACCCTCCACGGCCTGGCCCACGACATCGTCCGGGAGCGGCCGGCCCTGGTTGGCCTGAGTGAAGACTTCGACATCATCGATGAACGGACGGCCGCGGAGATCAAGCGGGATGCCGTGGTCGCCTACTTCCGCTCCCATCCCGACGCCTTCAGCTACCTGATCCTGCCCGACTACCTGCAGAACTTCCGCAGCATCGAGCGCTACCTGCTGGACGACGCCCTGGAGGTGGCCAACGCGGTGATCCGTACGGCCAAAGACCTCCGGGTGGAGCCCCACACCCTGCAGGCCGCCCTGCGGGCCCAGAGCGGCACCTGGCCCCTGCTGGAGTTCGGAGTGCGCATCTATGCCGACTACCAGCGCAGCCTGTCGGTGCGGGGCGCGGTGGACTTCGACGACCTCATCATCCTGGCCCTGCGCGCCCTGGATGCCGACCCCGACTACCTGGCCCGCCTGCAGGATCGCTGGCCCTACGTGCTGGAGGACGAAGCCCAGGACAGCAGTGTGCTGCAGGAGGAGATGTTGCGTCGCCTGACGGCCAGCCACGGCAACTGGGTGCGGGTGGGGGATCCCAACCAGGCCATCAACACCACCTTCACCAGCGCCGACACCCGCTTCCTGCGCCGGTTCATTCAACAGCATCCGGAACAGGCCCGAACCCTGCCCAACTCCGGTCGCAGCGCGTTGCCCATCATCGAGTTGGCCAACTGGCTCAGCCACTGGTCCCGCACCGCCCACCCGGTGCTGCCGCCGGACATGGCCCTGACCCCGCCGGACATCGAGCCCACGCCACCCGGGGACCCCCAGCCCAACCCGGAGCCCGGCAATCCGGCCATCCACATCTACGACCGGGATCTCACGCCGGACCAGGAGCTGGAAGTCATCGTCCGCAGCCTGAGCCGCTGGCTGCCAGATAACCCCGAGTGGACCGTGGCCGTGTTGGTGCCGGACAACAACCGGGGTTTCCAGATGGCCGCAGCCCTGGAAGCGGCCGGCCTCCCCTTTGACGACAGCCTCCTCCGGGCCGATGGGGCCACCCGGGCCGCGGCCCAGGCCCTGGCCACCGTGCTGGCCTACATCGCCCGGCCGGAAGCCGTGGCCCACCTGGAGAAAGTCTGGGGCGAAGTCTGGTGGCCCCGGCGGGGTGTGGTGTTGGCCACCCAGGCGGACGGGGAAGCTCCCGCCGAGGCGCTGGATGCACGGCCGGCTACACGGCTGGCTACGCGGTCGGCCCCCATGCCCGAGCCGGTGGAGACCTTCGGCCGGGCCCTGCGTCGGGTCCAGGAGCCGGAACAGCTGCTCTTCCCCGCCCAGACCGATTGGCTGGACACCCTGGGGTGGCTGGACGAATACCCGGGCTTCCGGGAAGTGGTGGAGGCGTTTCGGGCCGACCTGCGCCGCTGGACCTCCGCCATGATCTTGCCGGTGGATGAGCTGCTCCTGACCCTGGGCAACGACCTGTTCCACGAGCCTGCCGACCTGGCCCTGACCCATCGGCTGGCGGTGTTGTTGGCCAGGCTGGCCCAGGAGAACCCTGGCTGGCGCCTGCCCGAGCTGGCAGGCGAGCTGGAAGGCATCGCCCAGAACCGCCGCCGCATCCTGGGCTTCAACGAGGAGGGCGTTGGCTACGAAGCCCGGCCGGGTCAGGTGACCGTGGCCACCATGCATTCGGCCAAGGGGCTGGAGTGGGACCGGGTCTACCTGTTGTCGGTGAACAGCTACAGCTTCCCCAGCGGCGGGGACGAGGAGTCCTATCGGGGTGAGCGCTGGTACGTGCGGGACAACCTGAACCTGGTGGCCGAGGCGGTGGCCCAGCTGACCCAGCTCCACCGTGGCACATTGGACGAATATGTGCCTGGCGTGGCCAGCCGCCAGGCCCGCCTGGAGATTGCCGCCGAGCGTCTGCGCCTGCTCTATGTGGGGATCACCCGGGCCCGCCGGGAGTTGATCGTCACCTACAACACCGGCCGCAACCCAGAACGGAATCCCACCCAGCCGGCCCTGGCATTCCGGGCGCTGGCCGAGTTTATGGCCCATCAGGCGGCCCATTAG